From a region of the Flavobacterium sediminilitoris genome:
- a CDS encoding FtsB family cell division protein: protein MNKITTILSRFKFLKLLGNKYVLVLIFFIVWMLFLDNYSYLEHRVLNKQMEELEDNIEYYKTEIKEDSTRIKKLKNSDQIEKYAREKYYMKKENEDIYIIEFEKEKEEVDSKNNQQ, encoded by the coding sequence TTGAATAAAATAACAACTATATTATCTCGTTTCAAATTCCTAAAATTATTAGGAAACAAATATGTATTAGTACTCATATTCTTCATAGTATGGATGTTATTTCTAGACAATTACTCTTATCTAGAGCATCGAGTACTAAACAAACAAATGGAAGAACTAGAAGACAATATAGAATACTATAAAACAGAAATAAAAGAAGACAGCACAAGAATAAAAAAGTTAAAAAATAGTGATCAAATTGAAAAATATGCTCGAGAAAAATATTACATGAAAAAAGAAAACGAGGATATATATATTATTGAATTCGAAAAAGAAAAAGAAGAAGTTGATTCAAAAAACAATCAGCAATAA
- a CDS encoding glycerophosphodiester phosphodiesterase family protein, which translates to MKKIFVFVVALCSVCSVTAQDKLHTLEFKNNDSFKSFFRASSNFYPVVSAHRGGPTVGFPENCTATFENAIQYNPAIIETDIALTKDSVLVMMHDNTLDRTTTGTGNINEYTYEELQALFLEDNEGNRTSYKIETLDEVLQWGKGKVVYTLDVKRGVPFKMVVDAVRRNNAENYSIIITYNANQAAEVATLAPDLMLSVSARGKEDVERMENLGVKAENMVAFVGTSFPKPEVMDYMKLKGITCISGTMGNLDKSAIANGDKIYLDIVKAGVMIISTDRPVEVAKQMEIYIKENKLKR; encoded by the coding sequence TTGAAAAAGATATTCGTTTTTGTAGTGGCACTTTGTAGTGTTTGTTCAGTAACAGCACAAGATAAGCTACATACTTTGGAATTTAAAAATAATGATTCTTTTAAGTCTTTCTTTAGAGCATCAAGTAACTTTTATCCTGTTGTAAGTGCACATCGTGGCGGACCAACAGTGGGTTTTCCTGAAAATTGTACTGCTACATTTGAAAACGCAATACAATATAATCCAGCGATTATTGAAACCGATATTGCTTTGACCAAAGATTCGGTTTTGGTAATGATGCATGATAATACTTTAGATAGAACCACAACAGGAACAGGTAATATTAATGAGTACACTTATGAAGAATTGCAAGCCTTGTTTTTGGAAGATAACGAAGGCAATCGTACTTCTTATAAAATAGAAACATTAGATGAGGTATTACAATGGGGAAAAGGAAAAGTGGTGTATACATTAGATGTGAAACGTGGTGTGCCTTTTAAAATGGTTGTAGATGCTGTAAGACGTAATAACGCAGAAAATTATTCTATTATTATTACTTATAATGCAAACCAAGCTGCTGAGGTTGCTACTTTAGCTCCAGATTTAATGCTTTCTGTTTCTGCCAGAGGAAAAGAAGATGTGGAACGTATGGAAAATTTAGGAGTAAAAGCTGAAAATATGGTTGCTTTTGTTGGAACTTCTTTTCCAAAACCAGAAGTAATGGATTATATGAAATTGAAAGGAATTACTTGTATTTCTGGAACAATGGGTAACTTAGATAAAAGTGCTATTGCCAATGGAGATAAAATTTACCTTGATATAGTAAAAGCAGGTGTTATGATTATTTCTACTGATAGACCTGTTGAAGTAGCAAAACAAATGGAAATTTATATTAAGGAGAATAAGTTGAAGAGATAA
- the scpA gene encoding methylmalonyl-CoA mutase has translation MRKDIQHIELVKSLNSKDENSKDFLTAENIEIKSTYSKVDIENLEHLNFAAGFAPNLRGPYSTMYVRRPWTVRQYAGFSTAEESNAFYRRNLAAGQKGLSVAFDLATHRGYDSDHERVVGDVGKAGVAIDSVEDMKILFDQIPLGEMSVSMTMNGAVLPIMAFYIVAAEEQGVPAKLLSGTIQNDILKEFMVRNTYIYPPTPSMKIIADIFEYTSNNMPKFNSISISGYHMQEAGATADIELAYTLADGLEYIRTGLAAGMDIDTFAPRLSFFWAIGMNHFMEIAKMRAGRMLWAKLLKQFNPKDDKSLALRTHCQTSGWSLTEQDPFNNVARTAIEAAAAAFGGTQSLHTNALDEAIALPTDFSARIARNTQIFLQEETKICKTVDPWAGSYYVESLTAEIAEKAWALIEEVESLGGMTKAIEAGIPKLRIEEAAARKQARIDSGQDIIVGVNKYRLEKEDPLHILDVDNQMVRKQQLELLAKIKSERNTEKVNDSLDKLTECAKTGEGNLLSLAVEAARNRATLGEISDALEKVFGRYKAQIRSFSGVYSKEIKNDESFEKAKQLADAFAKKDGRRPRIMIAKMGQDGHDRGAKVVATGYADVGFDVDIGPLFQTPVEAAKQAVENDVHILGVSSLAAGHKTLVPQVIAELKKYGREDIMVIVGGVIPAQDYQFLFDAGAVAVFGPGTKISEAAITILEVLLED, from the coding sequence ATGAGAAAAGACATACAACATATTGAATTAGTCAAAAGTCTAAATTCAAAAGATGAAAATTCAAAAGACTTTCTAACGGCTGAAAATATTGAAATAAAATCAACCTACTCCAAAGTAGATATTGAAAATTTAGAACACCTCAATTTTGCAGCAGGTTTTGCTCCTAATTTACGAGGCCCTTATAGTACAATGTATGTTCGTCGTCCATGGACAGTTCGTCAATATGCAGGATTTTCAACCGCAGAAGAAAGTAATGCTTTTTACAGAAGAAACTTAGCTGCTGGACAAAAAGGACTTTCCGTTGCCTTCGATTTAGCAACTCATAGAGGTTATGATTCAGATCATGAAAGAGTTGTAGGAGACGTTGGTAAAGCAGGAGTTGCTATAGACTCTGTTGAAGATATGAAAATATTATTCGACCAAATCCCACTAGGAGAAATGTCTGTTTCAATGACCATGAATGGAGCTGTTTTACCAATTATGGCATTTTACATTGTAGCAGCAGAAGAACAAGGAGTTCCTGCTAAACTACTTTCTGGAACCATCCAAAACGATATTCTAAAAGAGTTTATGGTTAGAAATACATATATCTATCCACCTACTCCATCCATGAAAATCATTGCCGACATATTCGAATACACAAGTAACAATATGCCAAAATTCAACTCCATTTCAATCTCTGGTTATCACATGCAAGAAGCAGGTGCTACTGCCGATATTGAACTAGCTTACACACTAGCTGACGGATTAGAATACATTCGTACTGGTTTAGCAGCAGGAATGGACATTGACACTTTTGCTCCTCGTCTTTCCTTCTTTTGGGCCATAGGAATGAACCATTTCATGGAAATTGCAAAAATGCGTGCAGGAAGAATGTTATGGGCAAAACTCCTAAAACAATTCAACCCTAAAGACGATAAATCATTAGCATTACGTACACACTGTCAAACATCAGGTTGGAGTTTAACAGAGCAAGATCCTTTTAATAACGTAGCGAGAACAGCAATTGAAGCAGCAGCAGCAGCTTTTGGAGGCACACAATCTTTACATACAAATGCTTTAGATGAAGCTATTGCATTGCCAACCGATTTCTCCGCTAGAATTGCACGTAATACTCAAATTTTTTTACAAGAAGAAACCAAGATTTGCAAAACAGTTGACCCTTGGGCTGGAAGTTATTATGTAGAAAGTTTAACCGCAGAAATTGCCGAAAAAGCTTGGGCATTAATAGAAGAAGTAGAATCTTTAGGAGGAATGACCAAAGCAATTGAAGCTGGAATCCCTAAACTACGTATTGAAGAAGCTGCTGCCAGAAAACAAGCACGTATTGATAGCGGACAAGATATTATTGTTGGGGTTAATAAATACAGACTAGAAAAAGAAGATCCATTACACATTTTAGATGTAGACAACCAAATGGTTCGCAAGCAACAATTAGAATTGTTAGCCAAAATAAAATCGGAAAGAAATACCGAAAAAGTAAATGACTCTTTAGACAAATTAACCGAATGTGCTAAAACAGGAGAAGGAAATTTACTATCTTTAGCAGTAGAAGCTGCTCGAAATAGAGCAACTCTTGGAGAAATTAGCGATGCTTTAGAAAAAGTATTTGGAAGATATAAAGCACAAATTAGAAGTTTTAGCGGAGTGTATAGCAAAGAAATAAAAAATGACGAAAGCTTTGAAAAAGCAAAACAATTAGCCGATGCTTTCGCTAAGAAAGACGGTCGTCGTCCTCGTATTATGATTGCCAAAATGGGGCAAGACGGTCACGATCGCGGTGCAAAAGTAGTAGCGACAGGCTATGCAGATGTAGGATTTGATGTGGATATTGGTCCGTTATTTCAAACACCAGTGGAAGCAGCCAAGCAAGCCGTAGAAAATGACGTTCACATTTTAGGTGTGTCTTCATTAGCTGCCGGACACAAAACCTTAGTACCACAAGTAATTGCCGAGTTAAAAAAATACGGACGTGAAGATATTATGGTGATTGTAGGTGGCGTAATTCCCGCTCAAGATTACCAATTCCTTTTCGATGCAGGTGCTGTAGCTGTTTTTGGTCCTGGTACCAAAATTAGTGAAGCTGCCATTACTATTTTAGAAGTACTGTTGGAGGATTAA
- the udk gene encoding uridine kinase, translating to MLVIGIAGGTGSGKTTVVHQIMNELPATEVGIISQDSYYKETHHLNYEERTKINFDHPRAIDFDLLVSHLKDLKAGKTIEQPVYSFVTHDRTDDTIITHPRKVMIVEGILILTNPELRDMFDIKVFVHADSDERLIRRLKRDIAERGRDMEEVLHRYQNTLKPMHQQFIEPTKTYADIIIPNDRYNTVAIDVVRAVIKQRIH from the coding sequence ATGCTAGTTATTGGAATTGCTGGTGGAACAGGTAGTGGAAAAACAACTGTAGTTCACCAAATAATGAATGAACTACCAGCTACAGAAGTTGGGATAATATCACAAGATTCATATTACAAAGAAACACATCATCTTAACTATGAAGAACGTACTAAAATAAATTTTGATCATCCAAGAGCAATTGATTTTGATTTACTAGTTTCACATTTAAAAGATTTAAAAGCAGGAAAAACAATAGAACAACCTGTTTATTCTTTTGTAACACACGATAGAACAGATGATACAATCATTACACATCCACGAAAAGTTATGATTGTAGAAGGAATTCTAATTCTTACAAACCCTGAACTACGTGATATGTTTGACATAAAAGTATTTGTTCATGCCGATTCTGACGAAAGATTAATCAGAAGGTTAAAACGAGACATTGCTGAAAGAGGACGAGATATGGAAGAAGTATTACACCGATATCAAAACACACTAAAGCCAATGCACCAACAGTTCATTGAGCCTACAAAAACATACGCAGATATTATCATTCCAAATGATCGATACAACACAGTAGCAATCGATGTAGTAAGAGCTGTAATAAAACAACGCATACACTAA
- a CDS encoding LytR/AlgR family response regulator transcription factor, translating into MSIKYIIVDDESVAHDIIKKYCSLLPNMQLMQDCYDAIEAIEYLNNNEVDLIFLDLNMPKLQGFEFLKTLSHSPKVIVTTAYKEHALEGYELNIIDYLLKPFSFERFLKAVNKVRTDTPKIISNLQNVVADKKQESFFLRSDNKYTQIVLNDILFVESSGNYIKIVLKEEIITTRGKLSSMMELMPIDSFIQVHRSFMVAQKHIKRIEGNQIFLDNYTVPIGKLFKVQLDRILK; encoded by the coding sequence ATGAGTATTAAATATATCATAGTTGATGACGAGTCGGTGGCACACGACATCATCAAGAAATATTGCTCGTTGTTGCCCAATATGCAATTGATGCAGGACTGCTACGATGCCATTGAAGCCATTGAATACCTCAATAATAACGAAGTAGATTTGATTTTTCTGGATCTGAATATGCCTAAATTACAAGGATTTGAATTTCTAAAAACCTTGTCTCATTCACCAAAGGTAATTGTTACCACCGCCTATAAAGAGCATGCCTTAGAAGGTTATGAATTAAACATTATTGATTACTTGCTTAAGCCCTTTTCATTCGAACGTTTTTTGAAAGCGGTTAACAAGGTACGTACAGATACTCCTAAAATTATATCTAACTTGCAAAATGTGGTTGCCGACAAAAAACAGGAAAGTTTTTTTCTTCGTTCAGATAATAAATACACACAAATTGTACTTAATGATATTTTGTTTGTAGAGTCTTCGGGCAACTATATTAAAATTGTCCTAAAAGAAGAAATTATCACCACACGTGGAAAATTATCGTCAATGATGGAACTTATGCCCATTGACAGTTTTATTCAAGTACATCGGTCTTTTATGGTAGCACAGAAGCATATCAAACGTATTGAAGGAAATCAGATATTTCTCGATAATTATACAGTGCCTATTGGAAAATTATTCAAGGTTCAGTTGGATAGGATTCTAAAATAG
- a CDS encoding sensor histidine kinase, with the protein MTTLQKTFNKQRLQKLVPYFFIVTTMLIVIFNDFFGKEEDYHIFILLFFTSMIAWMIRWLIIQIKLILRLKKDKTQAELMHLKSQVNPHFFFNTLNNLYGLVEKDTAKAQQLILKLSDMMRYSIYEGQNDWVTLADEITYLENYMDLHKMRYHKEITIRFDVKAEDRSVKIMPLLFIIMVENAFKHGVEKLRKDAFVYIRLKATLQYVDFEIENNFDAEEQGAIEGIGLNNLKKRLELVYLNKHKLEISTNHEAIYKIRLRLTL; encoded by the coding sequence ATGACTACCCTACAAAAAACTTTTAATAAGCAACGCCTTCAAAAGCTGGTACCTTACTTTTTCATTGTGACCACCATGTTAATTGTGATTTTTAATGATTTTTTCGGAAAAGAAGAAGATTATCACATTTTCATTCTGCTATTTTTCACTTCGATGATAGCCTGGATGATACGCTGGTTAATTATTCAGATTAAATTGATACTCCGACTAAAAAAAGATAAAACACAAGCTGAATTAATGCACTTAAAAAGTCAGGTTAATCCACACTTTTTTTTCAACACCTTGAATAATTTGTATGGACTGGTAGAAAAAGATACCGCTAAAGCACAGCAGTTAATTCTCAAATTATCTGACATGATGAGGTACAGTATTTATGAAGGACAAAATGATTGGGTTACCTTAGCGGATGAAATCACGTATCTTGAAAACTACATGGATTTGCATAAAATGCGATACCACAAGGAGATTACTATTCGCTTTGATGTAAAGGCTGAAGATCGGAGCGTTAAAATCATGCCATTACTATTTATTATTATGGTTGAAAATGCTTTTAAACATGGAGTAGAAAAACTGAGAAAAGATGCATTTGTTTACATTCGCTTAAAGGCTACTTTGCAATATGTTGATTTTGAAATTGAAAATAATTTTGATGCCGAGGAGCAAGGTGCGATTGAAGGTATTGGCCTGAATAACCTAAAAAAAAGACTGGAATTGGTTTATTTGAACAAACATAAATTGGAAATATCTACCAATCATGAAGCTATTTATAAAATTCGATTAAGACTTACCTTATGA
- a CDS encoding methylmalonyl-CoA mutase subunit beta: protein MANKKLFQEFTTVSSKEWKQKIQVELKGADYNDTLIWESLEGIKVKPFYHKDEFKKNTSVRTNVSTFKILQNIFVNDVEKAKEKTKESLNRGAESIRFTIENENIAIEALLESLPLESTIYHFNLKFLSIPFLKKLNDFATSKKGNFIIQIDPIGQLVKEGNWHENIEKDFQKINTITSESHFPVINIKTNIYQNAGANIIQQLAYTLAHLNEYFNRIPSINNQPITIEVAVGTNYFFEIAKLRALRILFNTLAKEYNHEFDCHIIATPTKRNKTLYDYNVNMLRTTTECMSAILGGANAIANLPYDALYHKDNEFGDRISRNQLLILKKESYFDKVNNPADGAYYIETLTDQLAEKALNLFKDIEANGGFITQLIEGTIQRKIKESAEKEQELFDSGKEILLGTNKYPNKNDRMKNELELFPFVKTNSRKTLITPVIEKRLAEKLEQERLAQEE from the coding sequence ATGGCAAATAAAAAATTATTTCAAGAATTCACCACTGTTTCATCAAAAGAATGGAAACAAAAAATACAAGTAGAACTTAAAGGAGCTGATTATAACGACACTTTAATATGGGAAAGTCTTGAAGGAATAAAAGTAAAACCATTCTATCACAAAGATGAGTTTAAAAAAAATACTTCTGTAAGAACAAACGTATCAACCTTTAAAATCTTACAAAATATCTTTGTAAATGATGTAGAAAAAGCAAAAGAAAAAACAAAAGAAAGTTTAAATAGAGGAGCCGAAAGCATCCGATTTACAATAGAAAATGAAAATATTGCTATTGAAGCATTATTAGAAAGTCTTCCTTTAGAAAGTACTATTTATCATTTCAATTTAAAATTTTTATCCATTCCTTTCCTAAAAAAACTAAATGATTTTGCTACTTCAAAAAAAGGAAATTTTATTATTCAAATAGACCCTATTGGACAATTAGTAAAAGAAGGAAACTGGCATGAAAATATTGAAAAAGATTTTCAAAAAATAAATACCATTACTAGCGAATCGCACTTTCCTGTTATAAACATAAAAACCAATATTTATCAAAATGCAGGAGCTAATATCATTCAACAATTAGCTTATACTCTAGCGCATCTAAATGAATATTTCAACAGAATTCCATCTATCAACAATCAACCCATTACAATTGAAGTAGCTGTAGGAACAAATTATTTCTTTGAAATAGCAAAACTAAGAGCCTTACGCATTCTTTTTAATACATTAGCAAAAGAATACAATCATGAATTTGATTGTCATATTATTGCTACACCTACAAAACGAAATAAAACACTATACGACTACAATGTAAACATGCTTCGTACCACAACAGAATGTATGAGTGCTATTTTAGGTGGAGCCAATGCAATTGCGAATTTACCATATGATGCATTGTATCATAAAGACAATGAGTTTGGAGACAGAATTTCTAGAAATCAATTATTAATCTTAAAAAAAGAAAGCTATTTCGACAAAGTAAATAATCCCGCTGATGGAGCTTACTATATCGAAACACTAACGGATCAACTAGCCGAGAAAGCATTGAATTTATTTAAAGATATTGAAGCAAATGGAGGTTTTATAACCCAATTAATAGAAGGCACCATACAACGTAAAATAAAAGAAAGTGCTGAAAAAGAACAAGAACTTTTTGATTCTGGAAAAGAAATTTTATTAGGAACTAATAAATATCCTAATAAAAATGATAGAATGAAAAACGAATTAGAATTATTCCCTTTTGTAAAAACAAATTCACGCAAAACACTAATTACCCCTGTAATTGAAAAACGTTTGGCTGAAAAATTAGAACAAGAACGATTAGCACAAGAAGAATAA
- a CDS encoding ABC transporter ATP-binding protein, with translation MDNLIISDLSKTYSNGVKALQNISLQIPVGMFGLLGPNGAGKSTLMRTIATLQEADSGSIKLGSLNILERPNELRKVLGYLPQQFGVYPALSAEMLLNHLAVLKGIMNRKERKEIVHALLYKVNLYEVRSQKLGEFSGGMKQRFGIAQSLLNNPKLLIVDEPTAGLDPLERNRFYNLLSEVGEYTIVILSTHIVDDVKELCPRMAIINKGKVLIQGNPVEIMENLQGRLYEKIIHKNELEQYKNEYQVISNRLYLGNQIVHVVSDTHPGSTFKSINANLEDVYMSQILNS, from the coding sequence ATGGACAATTTGATCATATCTGACCTTTCTAAAACATACAGTAACGGAGTTAAGGCACTTCAAAACATATCATTACAAATACCCGTAGGCATGTTTGGCTTACTTGGGCCAAATGGTGCAGGTAAATCAACACTCATGCGTACTATAGCAACCTTGCAGGAGGCTGACAGTGGAAGCATTAAATTAGGAAGCCTCAATATTTTAGAACGCCCGAATGAACTAAGAAAAGTGTTGGGTTATCTACCACAGCAATTTGGTGTATATCCAGCACTGTCTGCTGAGATGCTATTGAACCATTTGGCGGTGTTGAAAGGGATTATGAATCGAAAAGAGCGTAAAGAAATTGTGCATGCTCTTCTTTATAAAGTAAATCTATATGAGGTTCGAAGCCAAAAACTGGGTGAGTTCTCCGGAGGAATGAAACAGCGCTTTGGCATTGCTCAGTCATTGCTAAACAACCCAAAGTTACTTATTGTGGATGAACCAACAGCAGGATTAGATCCTTTGGAACGCAACCGATTTTATAATCTTTTAAGTGAGGTGGGCGAGTATACCATCGTAATTCTCTCAACGCATATAGTAGATGATGTGAAAGAGTTATGTCCCAGAATGGCCATCATCAACAAAGGCAAAGTGCTTATTCAGGGCAATCCCGTAGAAATTATGGAAAATCTGCAAGGGCGGTTATATGAGAAAATCATACACAAAAATGAATTGGAACAATACAAAAATGAATATCAGGTTATCAGTAATCGCCTGTATTTAGGAAACCAGATTGTTCATGTGGTGAGTGACACGCACCCGGGGTCAACGTTCAAATCCATTAACGCCAATCTTGAAGATGTTTATATGTCTCAAATTCTTAATTCTTAA